In one candidate division KSB1 bacterium genomic region, the following are encoded:
- a CDS encoding DNA polymerase III subunit, producing the protein MNDLFTNIPAEVKKTKASDDSENKIDFGSIIGQSRVKAILTRIIENNRLANSFLFYGPEGCGKNITAIEFAKAINCWAESKKPCQNCNACRQIGSLTHPDFKFVFSGPKNLAEKETIEHLQKLSKNPYLSSSYSSSSEILIDKIRELKKLASFTRFNAETKVFIISEAEKMRMEAANSLLKLLEEPPENLILILTTSRLDQVLPTILSRCQKIKFSPLRRDEIKEKCLELGISEDKSAIISRLSMGNFRKAMDLTKVDFYRLRDEAWQLLLTVKQVDINKRFQLIGKLTRGKNRGEIRELFLSAISWLRDVQILSYQTGSSNDLLFNADEPEKLDQLLTIYNSSKISKALEKTDYYIELVDRNIYIDLIFINYLNDLIELQQVAA; encoded by the coding sequence ATGAATGATTTATTCACAAATATTCCCGCTGAAGTAAAGAAAACAAAAGCATCAGATGATTCTGAAAATAAAATAGATTTCGGTTCGATTATTGGGCAAAGCAGGGTAAAAGCTATCCTTACAAGAATCATAGAAAACAATCGCTTGGCTAATTCCTTTTTATTTTACGGACCGGAAGGATGCGGTAAAAATATTACAGCCATAGAATTCGCAAAAGCAATCAATTGTTGGGCGGAGTCAAAAAAGCCCTGTCAGAATTGTAACGCATGCAGGCAAATCGGATCACTAACACATCCCGATTTCAAGTTTGTCTTTTCCGGTCCCAAAAACCTGGCAGAAAAAGAAACAATTGAACATTTACAAAAACTTTCAAAAAATCCGTATTTATCTTCTTCTTACTCATCAAGTTCGGAAATATTGATAGACAAGATCCGCGAATTAAAAAAATTAGCCAGTTTTACAAGATTCAATGCAGAAACGAAAGTGTTTATTATATCCGAAGCAGAAAAAATGAGGATGGAAGCAGCTAATTCTCTATTGAAATTACTCGAAGAGCCACCCGAAAATCTAATCTTAATTTTGACTACATCAAGGTTAGACCAGGTATTACCGACAATCCTTTCCCGTTGCCAGAAGATCAAGTTTTCGCCGTTGAGAAGAGACGAAATTAAAGAAAAATGTTTAGAACTTGGAATTAGCGAAGATAAAAGTGCAATAATTTCCAGATTATCCATGGGCAATTTTAGAAAAGCTATGGATCTAACTAAAGTCGATTTTTATCGGTTGCGTGATGAAGCCTGGCAGTTATTGCTGACCGTAAAACAAGTAGATATCAACAAGAGGTTCCAGTTGATCGGTAAACTCACGCGAGGAAAAAACCGTGGCGAAATAAGAGAGCTTTTCTTAAGTGCAATAAGTTGGTTGCGAGATGTTCAGATTTTGAGTTATCAAACAGGCTCGTCAAATGATTTGTTATTCAATGCTGACGAACCGGAAAAGCTCGATCAACTACTCACTATTTATAATTCAAGCAAAATTTCAAAAGCCCTGGAAAAGACAGATTATTATATTGAACTAGTAGATAGAAATATCTACATTGACCTTATTTTTATTAATTATTTAAACGACTTAATTGAGCTTCAGCAAGTTGCAGCATAG
- a CDS encoding peptidoglycan DD-metalloendopeptidase family protein encodes MQITRLIKNLILILSFVAFFSFQSKAQDKIPNSRLEGIRLELSKYRQKLEDQKQKEMSTLEQLQVIDREINLMHKFTRQLRHEEIQLKRSIVASNNELLGLQDEFKIQKAIFSNRVVNFYKRRKLGDLEVLLTAKSFNQVIVWVKYIQKVTEADKRRVLSLQDKKLDIEHTNKLNKAKLDAHEKILAEKNTEESRLQSKKSDKENILATVRNDTRFIAQRIEEYKLAAKEIERFLVRDSVLPPLTGRSFATTKGKLFWPVSGKIIKQFGRIKNPVTNTHYQNDGVDIRAPVGDEVRVVFPGVVSVITWLRGRGNVIMVRHVGNYYTVYTHLSEISVGYGQRVYSGDLIGRVGESDSGPMLHFEIRQSDKPINPIKWLTKNRRIVSRQL; translated from the coding sequence ATGCAAATTACAAGATTAATAAAAAATTTAATATTAATATTGTCATTTGTCGCCTTTTTTTCGTTTCAATCCAAAGCGCAGGATAAAATTCCAAACTCCCGGTTGGAAGGTATACGTTTGGAGCTCAGCAAATACAGGCAAAAGCTGGAAGATCAGAAACAGAAAGAAATGTCAACATTAGAACAGCTACAGGTAATAGACCGGGAAATCAATTTGATGCATAAGTTTACCCGGCAGCTAAGGCATGAAGAAATTCAATTAAAACGAAGCATTGTCGCCAGCAATAATGAACTCCTGGGTTTACAAGATGAATTCAAAATACAAAAGGCAATATTTTCCAACCGGGTGGTTAATTTCTATAAACGAAGGAAGCTTGGTGATCTGGAGGTTTTGTTAACAGCAAAGTCGTTTAACCAGGTTATTGTCTGGGTGAAATATATACAAAAAGTCACAGAAGCCGACAAGCGTCGCGTACTAAGCCTACAGGATAAAAAGCTAGATATCGAACATACGAATAAACTAAATAAAGCTAAGTTAGATGCCCATGAAAAGATCCTGGCCGAAAAGAACACAGAAGAATCTAGACTTCAATCGAAAAAATCGGACAAAGAAAATATTCTGGCGACAGTTCGCAACGATACCAGGTTCATAGCCCAAAGAATAGAAGAATATAAGCTTGCAGCCAAGGAGATTGAGCGGTTCCTAGTGAGAGATTCCGTTTTACCACCCCTTACAGGCAGAAGTTTTGCAACGACAAAAGGAAAGCTTTTTTGGCCGGTTAGCGGTAAAATTATTAAGCAATTCGGCCGGATTAAAAACCCGGTAACCAATACTCATTATCAAAATGATGGCGTAGATATTCGAGCCCCGGTTGGAGATGAGGTCCGAGTTGTATTTCCAGGAGTGGTTAGCGTAATCACCTGGTTGCGCGGGCGGGGTAATGTCATTATGGTCAGGCATGTCGGCAATTATTACACGGTTTATACCCATCTATCTGAGATATCGGTGGGATATGGCCAGAGAGTATATTCGGGAGATTTAATTGGAAGGGTTGGTGAATCCGATTCCGGACCAATGCTTCATTTTGAAATCCGACAAAGTGATAAGCCCATCAATCCTATAAAATGGCTAACGAAAAATAGACGTATTGTATCGCGTCAATTATAA
- a CDS encoding anhydro-N-acetylmuramic acid kinase yields MKWLENLKNKKIVQAIGLMSGTSVDGLDMVHLRIESTSNGPPGFEVLSFDTKTYAPNIKELILRNMFPNKSSLEEICRLNFELGFLFSDYLLEFLGEKKINSESIDFIGSHGHTLIHLPKREEAKEHKAGTLQVGDPAIIANSCGILTVGDFRIADMALGGEGAPLVPFFDALYFIHPQKNRIVLNIGGIANITSLPVKVEPENIVAFDTGPGNVLIDYFANRYFRMPFDKDGEIAKSGKIHDDLLELLLEEPYFYKFPPKSTGRELFLSTFLEKARDRIEKKRIIHLDVLATVTELTAKTISYAINNLQEQKKWNEILVSGGGVKNQFLMKRLQSYFSDSEILTSEIIGIDPDIKEAACFAILAYFTLLGKPNNVPSATGARVHAILGKVCLPTLN; encoded by the coding sequence GACATGGTTCATCTCCGGATCGAGTCAACTTCAAATGGACCTCCGGGATTTGAAGTTCTATCATTTGATACAAAAACGTATGCACCAAATATCAAGGAATTAATTTTAAGGAACATGTTTCCCAACAAAAGTTCATTAGAAGAAATTTGTCGATTAAATTTTGAACTTGGTTTTCTCTTTTCGGACTACCTGCTAGAATTTCTCGGAGAAAAAAAAATAAACTCTGAAAGCATTGATTTTATCGGATCCCACGGACACACCCTCATCCATTTGCCAAAAAGAGAGGAAGCAAAGGAGCACAAAGCCGGAACGTTGCAGGTTGGTGATCCTGCGATTATTGCTAATAGTTGCGGAATTTTAACAGTGGGAGATTTTCGAATCGCAGATATGGCTTTGGGCGGTGAGGGTGCACCACTTGTTCCTTTTTTTGATGCTTTGTATTTTATCCATCCACAAAAGAACCGGATCGTTTTGAATATTGGCGGGATCGCTAATATAACCTCACTGCCAGTAAAAGTTGAACCTGAAAATATCGTGGCTTTTGATACTGGACCGGGAAATGTTTTGATTGACTATTTTGCAAACCGTTATTTTAGAATGCCGTTCGACAAGGATGGCGAAATAGCAAAATCAGGTAAGATACACGACGATTTATTAGAGTTGTTACTGGAGGAGCCATATTTTTATAAATTTCCGCCCAAATCAACCGGTAGAGAATTGTTTTTGTCGACATTTTTGGAAAAAGCACGGGATAGGATAGAAAAGAAAAGAATTATTCATTTGGATGTATTGGCCACAGTTACCGAACTTACAGCAAAAACCATTAGTTATGCGATTAATAATTTACAAGAACAAAAAAAGTGGAATGAAATCCTCGTTAGCGGTGGGGGAGTGAAAAACCAATTTTTAATGAAGAGATTACAGAGTTATTTTTCGGACTCAGAGATTTTGACTTCAGAAATTATTGGAATTGATCCAGACATTAAAGAAGCAGCCTGCTTTGCAATCCTTGCATATTTTACTTTGCTGGGAAAACCCAATAACGTGCCTTCTGCTACTGGAGCTCGGGTGCATGCTATATTAGGGAAGGTTTGTTTGCCTACATTAAACTGA